The Primulina tabacum isolate GXHZ01 chromosome 16, ASM2559414v2, whole genome shotgun sequence genome window below encodes:
- the LOC142529795 gene encoding LOW QUALITY PROTEIN: calmodulin-like (The sequence of the model RefSeq protein was modified relative to this genomic sequence to represent the inferred CDS: deleted 1 base in 1 codon) — protein MAEQLTEEQIAEFKEAFSLFDKDGDGCITTKELGTVMRSLGQNPTEAELQDMINEVDADQNGTIDFPEFLNLMARKMKDTDSEEELKEAFKVFDKDQNGFISAAELRHVMTNLGEKLTDEEVDEMMREADVDGDGQVNYEEFVRMMLAK, from the exons ATGGCCGAGCAGTTGACGGAGGAGCAGATCGCCGAGTTTAAGGAAGCATTCAGCCTTTTCGATAAGGATGGCGATG GTTGTATCACGACTAAGGAGTTGGGAACAGTGATGAGGTCACTTGGACAGAATCCCACCGAGGCTGAACTTCAAGATATGATCAATGAAGTTGATGCTGATCAAAATGGTACCATTGACTTCCCcgaattcttgaatttgatggCTCGAAAGATGAAG GATACCGACTCAGAGGAGGAACTTAAAGAAGCTTTCAAGGTATTTGATAAAGATCAAAACGGCTTCATTTCTGCTGCTGAG CTTCGTCATGTTATGACAAACCTTGGGGAGAAGTTGACAGACGAGGAAGTCGATGAGATGATGCGAGAAGCTGAC GTGGATGGTGATGGCCAAGTAAATTACGAGGAGTTTGTTAGAATGATGCTTGCCAAGTGA